aaaaaggcggTATGCTTCTCTTTCAACCGGATGCGCCTAGGCCTGATTCTTCCTGCAAACCCGGCCCGACTTCTCACGTGACGGCCCAACACTTGTTCCGTGGCAGGAAGCCAGGAACATGTTCCTGCTCCTTCCCTTCCAGACAGGCGCGAGACATGAGATGCGGAGCACTCACTACTGAAACGAGACTCTGTGCTGGATTGAGGAAGCCTTTTGCTGCCGGCCTGCCGCTGCAGATGCGGCCATTGCCAGTTGATAGTCACCGGAACAAACAAGCTTCCAAGAAGTAATTCTTCCGGGAGAACCTCACCACCCAGGCAGTGACATGTACCGGCACCGGCGACCTTTCACTGCAGAGCGGGTCGATCAAGCCGGCATTTACTGGCTCCTTACTCACAAAGCAAGTCAGGAGTTTAGCTGCAAAACGAAGCCTCAGCAGTCAGCACTGATTGACCGGCCGGCTTCTGCCGAGCTCTGACGACCGGAGAAATGGAGGGCCCAAGCGCTGCAGTTTGCCAGCAGCAGGCAGCTTTgcaggcgccggccgccgctagcTAGCTGCATGCGGGCATGTCGTCGCTGCATCGCCACGCCGATCTCCGAAGCACGGCACGCGCTCGGCAATTGAGAGATCGATCCTCACCCATCGATCGCAAGCCTCGACGATCGACGCCTTTCTCGCAGTCGCAGTCGCACATGGCAGGGAGGGCCTCACAGTACTGGCAGGCCCTCGCTTTCCCGCGCTGATCGCCCGAGCCCCGACCGATCCCTTCCCTGCACTGCGCCGTCACTGTGCAGAGCGCGGCCGGCCCAGGAAcgcgctgccaccgccgctgcgcctCTGCGTGCGCGCATGCATGGCAGCACAGTGCCGCGGGAGCTAGCAAGGCCGCGCCGGGGGGAAAGGAGGAGCAGGTAGCTGCAAGCGTCGCCTTTCCCCAGGTGGTCCTCTGGCACCGATTGTCTCCGCGCGCAGCCGATCGATCTGCAGCTGGCCGCCAGTGGCCAGGCCACCTCCTCCGaccatcgccgtcgtcgtccccaTCTGCCCATCTCGATCTCTATCGTGCCCAACACATTGTCTGACGACGAGGACAGCGACCACCTCTGCCACCAAGTAATTTAGAAAACTttaaatacagggattcattaacaaatgaaattacattctcaccattctttgccattatcatctttaaataagcgggacaatctgctttgcgatgccccttgtcaaaacagtggaagcactcatcttgagctggagtgcgctgttgctgacgctgttgctgatacttttgtggcataggggctttgtctttagctttagaggaagaagcagcttggaaaggccttttcttgttattatgcacaaaattgacagacccaccattctgtttcttgagtctatcttcctcttgtgcacacattGCAATTGCTttttccatgttccacttctctggctgtgagttatagtttacaacaaacgttgcaaactcttttggcagagaggcgaacaccaggtgcaccataaactcttctttgagatccaagtccattggtttgagcttggagttcaaagCACACATCCCTatgatatgatctcttatcgtaccggcattgccatagtacctttttgtgaccaactgctctatgatctgtgtggcataagtctttgaagaaccagtaaactgattctttatctttgcaaggtattctgcagctgaatcacactctccaattgaacccaaaatgttaggatcaattgtgttctttataaCTGCCACATATTTCTTGTTGGCGTTATTCCACTTTGTCTTTTcgagatcataagccatctttaagggagcatagtccctttgctttttctgccactcagcatcagtgtcagattcccctctcactggagccggtggctcagtgggctttggagtggtgattatctcatccacttctccacagacgaaagcaagatcaaccttcttgatccattcgccatagttgtctccttttagagtcgggatgtgactgatgaatcccatcaagttcatccccgctgaaaatttcaaaaaatagtgagaacataataacaataattgcatgtaaaattccaacgttggtcaaaatagaacatacaactatttatgcaattaaatctatatcaccgttgggcagaaatagaaataaatgcacaaaaactatgaaattacagtattgtaattaacaacgttggtcagaaaattaacaataccataatcctTAAAATAAGCTTTTAACCATGCTCTTAAACTTTAATTGTttcgttggttcgaattaaagtaTAAAAGCAACTATATAATCTtagcagcggaaacatgtagtaatttctatttccagaagcaaaactgtaaacttttatctctaaacaataaacacgttggtgcaaaattgaatagagattaAACTATAAAAGGGCTTCTGAAAAATCGAAAAACAATTGAATCTGTCACTATTTAAACGGCCCAGACCAGAAATTGGCCCGATGTCCACACTGTGCGCGCATTTACCTTTTTGGGCCGGCGGCAGCACGCCACTGCGGCCCAGCAGGCGCCCGGCCTGCCTGCACACGCGCGGCGCCCCGCGCACAGGCCGCAGCGTGGGCCTGGGCCGCCTAATCGGCCTGGGCGAGGCACCCTCCTGGGCCTAAACCGGCCTGCTCGCTCGCGAGCGCTGTGAGCCGTCGGATCGAATCCGACGGCCCTCCGCCCTTCACGGCGGATCAAAACCGGCGAGCGCCGGCTGCCCCCGAACCCTAGTTTCATTCGCTCCCTCCCCGTCTTCTCTCTCCACGAAAAAACGCGGCAGCCACGAGGTGAACGCCGGGGAAGGTagctgcggcgccgccgccggccctctcgccggcgcgcgtgctCCCCCGTGtgggagcacgccgccgtcgagcggctcGGTGGTGgtgccctgtccgagcccgcgCGTGGAGAAGGTGTCCCGAGTCCACGAGCGGCGGCTCCGATCTGTGTGCCGGCGAGCCAGCCCTCTGTTGGGCTCCCACGCGGCCGGTGGCCGTCGGTGGAGCCGGCGGTTGGACCCAGGTAAGGTCCCGCCACCCTTTTTcccttagggttagggttagggtttcgacttttcttttcttttctccgaTTTGCCTTTGCTGTCTTTTGATTCTTTGATCCGTGACCGAATCTACACTTCCCATCTCGATCTACACTTAGTGTAGGCGTCTGATACCAATGAAAGACCTCTAGGATCGACACAGTGCATAAACCGAGTAggatttctttccttttctttacaTCAAGAACAAAAGACTCTAGATCTATTGCATAAACGATATATGAAGGAACGCAGTGAGACAGTAGAGGgagagaccatcaccaccagCGTTTGAGCTCGATCCGGCGGCCATCTCCGGTTCGCTGATGACGATCTGCTCTAAGGCAGCGACGAGCAGGGCAGTGGTGTCGCTGATCAACGTCGGTGGAGGCGGTGGTGTagcttcccgctgctccagcgcaCCCTCTAGGTCGGCTAGGGTTTAGAATGTGGGAGAGGGTACTGGCGGCGCGATGAACTTCGGTCCCGGTGCCCCGGCCCCTTCACCCCTCTTTATTTagcgctgtgcagcgggggcccaccaaccattaaggttgggcgcccccgatcagggcgcaaatGAAGGTCCtaatagaccgttgggtctattacgaaagagatcaatccaacacATATACATACACGCCGCGCCGGCAAACACGTCGGCTGAATTGAAGCCGCCGTTGCATGCACCATCGATCATTGGGCAGTGGCGACTAGCGAGACGGCGAATCACGCGTCGTGCACGCTGCCACGGTCGCCCAGAGAGCGGGATGAAAGGCGTGCGCCACTGTGCGCGGCGAAGGCCATGCATGTGTGCGGCACAGGCCACTGGACCCTTTTTTAGGTTTCTCCTATCGAGAGCAACAGTGAAGGGAAAGAAAAGATGCCCCTCCCTGCAAATCTACAGAGCACGTCCTCGCCTGCGAATCTGCGATGCATgcccttgcttgtggctttcgTGGATCCGGATAAAAAGCCTCAGCTCATGCGAGCTGTTAAACTTTGGAATTTACGCAGGACGATCGATGACCTCGAATTAAACAGTCCATGCCTTGTTTCGCCAATGCCAACGAATTAAACAGACCAATCAGCAGCGGCCACGtgtttttttattcaaaaaaaatccgaGCTCGCAGAGGTGCCGTGCCTCGATCCCTAGACATCgggatttcaaaaaaaaaaacttttgccCAGACATCCAGACTGCGTCAGGGCAGCTTCGCTCCAACCAGCATCCGGCAGTCAGATTCTATGTGCCGTGGGATCACCGCGCAGGGGCTGCCGCACGCGGCTCCACGTGGCGCGCATCGGCGGCGCTGTTCGTGATCAGTGTACATGGCGATCGAGCACATTTCTATATTGGCTCTGGCTGGCTCAGCTCGTCATCAGATCAGATAGCTCTCGATCCAACTTTtctttatagaaaaaaaaagtaatccACGTATCCAACATGGGCATACTAGAATGGAAGAACGAAGCGCGCGCCTCGGATCCTTGGATCCTTGCATCGGAAGCGAGCAGGCGCGCATGCGGGCCGCGGGCCACACATGCGTGGCGATCGCACACCCAGGCACATGGCCCCCATGATTAGCGCGCGAGGTGCCTCGCCTCTCCCTCTGCGCTCGCTCGATCGGGCTCGAGGACGGTGGTGATGCGCGCGCGTCGTCCGTGCGATGCAACGCAATGCTTCCAAGCCCCACCGCATCCTTCTTCCACTGACCCCACCACCCTATGCGCATAGACTAATCGTACGTAGTACACCTCTTGGATCATCGCCGTCTCATGGTAGGGTAGGATCGGAGTAGGATGAAGCTGTAGACTAGCTACGTACgagtcacaaaaaaaaagactagCTACGTACGTACGCGGGGCGGCGCAAGTTGGTAGATCCGCCTGCGCGTGTATCTTTTTAACAAATGGTTTAGATCCGTGTATGTGGCGGCGTAAACTTAATTTAGGATCAATCCCTCTCTCCTGTTTGGAAATACACACACGCTGTCTCTGTAGGTCCGTATAGATCAGCATGGATGCGCATTTCCTGATATTTTGATGTTTTGTGACTAGAATTGTTGTATGTAACCGTGTATGGGGCCATACACAGCTCAGTTACATCGATTTATATATGTGGGCACTTATCTACcaacttgcattaattgcacccatACTTCATATATTATTACTGCGCACATACGAAAACCATGCATATCCTTACTACACTTGTATCCGCAGTAGAGCTCaagctatttatttatttatttttaaacgaaaaaataataatagctTGAGCTCAAGCTATTATTGTTCAACTTGGATATTTTTTTCTCAGGCCCATTTATAATCTCACCAACAATAGTTTGAGCTCTACTAGCAGAAATAGACAATGTGACATGCATGCTTTTCTTCAGCTAGATAGCTACTGCAGTAGAATTATCCGCGAGAAGAGTTAAAAAATCTTCTGCAGGATGACAAGGGATAGATTTTGTGTTGGGCAGCGTGCACTGGCGATCCTCATGCATGGCTGCAATGTAAAGAATGTGCAAGCCAGTTAATCTTGGATGGGAATAAAGTGGTAAAAAAACAGGGGATTAGGAGGGCTAAACCCTTCCAACCCAGCAGGACCCATGTGGGCTGGCGGCACCAGCTTTTCTTGGTGCCAGCCACCTTTGTGATCCGGTGGGGGCGGGAGGCGAGATCTGGTCGTCTCGTCTCTCTTCTTCCACTGACCCGGACCCCCCCGGCCGTTCTTCCCCTGCAAGCCAGTGGCAGCTTCAGTATTTCTCCCATAATTGAAGGCTACTTTTATCTTCACcgccacacacatgcacacttGAAAAAACCCAACAAGAAAGGGAGCAAACTGCACGGGCGAGGCACCATCAATAGTGAAAATGAAGCGTCAATGCTGTTTCTTGCACGCAATAATGTCTCGGTTTGCCACGATTTTATGAGTTGCCTTTTTCTGTTGGTTTTGATATTACGACAGCTGCAAATGAAATTAAGTTCCTTCTATGTACTAGTCCTGCACCTATTTAAAGGTTgctagaaattaaaaaaaaagacccCCGCGCATTTTTCTTAAAAATGCATTGGCCCAACCGGCCAAAGCGTGTCGCGCGCCTTTTTGTCAGTGGCGCGGGCCGTCTGTCCTTGCTGTCCTCCCTATATCGACCTCATAATTTAACTTGATTGTTCACTATCGACTTCATAACTTCCTTTGGTTCGCCCTCAGCGTCCTTCCTCTTCTGGTCTCACAACGTGTTCAGGCATTGTTCGCCCTCTAGCTCTTCAGGATCAAAACGGTATGCGATTTATTCTCCTCACGCAATGGTAAACCCTCATTTGAGAAACACACTATTTAACTTGCACATGGAACAGGGCAGTCGATGTCCCCAATATGCTTTCTCTGAAGATCTAGAGGAAATTCCAAAAATACCCTaaccaagaaaagaaaaactaagGCAAATTTGCTCCACGGCATGGCGATGACCCCCCCAAAAGTTTCCTCGCGATGAAGTCCTGCCGGAACCTGGCCACGCATGCAGCCCGGCTCTGGTCCACAGGGGCCGGTGTGCACGGCCGGCCGCACCATGCCCATGGGCGCGACAGCGCTGTGACTGTGGGTGATGAGGCAGGCCACCCAGACCAGGGAAAGTGGTGGTGGgtgccgccgaccgccgcgcgACTGACGACTGCAGCGGCTGAGAGCTTCAGGTTCTCAGAACTAGAAGCGCAGCAAAAAGCCACCCCGCGTTGTTCGTTTCCTCCTTGTTCTCTAGCCCGGCCCGGCGCTGTAACAAAACTGCTCGACGCTGCCGCTCGCCCAGCTGCTGGCCAGAGAGCACAAGGCGGCCTTCCATCATGCAGAGGCATGCTCCCCCAGCCAGCTTTCTGTACCGTACCTGCTGGAAGGGGCTAACTAACTGCATGCAAGCTGAGGCTGAGGCAACTAGTAAttaaggggccgtttagttcccaaatttttttgccaaaattttttgcttctttttttGGACATAtgaatggagtattaaatgtaggtaaatgacaaaattaattacacagtttggatgtacacgacgagacgagtCTTTTGAGCCTAACTAgtacatgattagccataagtgctacagtaacccacatgtgctaatggtgcggtcaaatgcctcaaaagattcgtctcgcggtttccaagcgggttctgaaattagtttttataTTAGTGTCAAAAAAATCCTTccacatctggtcaaacaatcGATTTGACAATCAAAAACtttattttgggaactaaacggtgCCTTAGCTCCTCTAGCCCCCTGCATAatcattctctctctcttttttttctttctcaccGCCGTGTTCTGGACTTCTTGTCTCTAGTTACAAACGAATTGCGTTATCAGGCCTTATTTGGAATACGAAAAAACGCTTCCAGATTCTTATGTGCCAGTTGTACGTGTCGTGCTCactggccccacatgtcagctgTACGTGCTGtgccggattttttttttctatgttCATTTCAGCCATATATGGGACATAGTGGCCAGCATAATCTCGATATAAAAAATAGAGCTCCTGCAAAACCATCCCTTGCGCCAGAGCTTTAACTTACATGTGGTAGGGTGGACGTGCATAACAAAGGACTAGGAGTACTATCTCAAGAAGCTCCTACTACTATACCAAGTGGTAAAATTTTTAGAGGCAGAGGGCTGCGAGCTGGTTGGGACCATGATTACCGGAGCTTCTTCGGAGCACAGAAAGATAGGCGGACGCCTATATCCAATCAGCAAGTTGGGGATGCGCATGTATACTAATGCTAGAATGCAGCTACTCGCTCGCCTCAACCTGCTTTTAAAGTAGATTTTGTGAGAGGTTTATTACCCACGTAAACAGCATTACCGCCCACCAGCAATTAATAATTACTGGTAAAGCCCAGCAGTTACCATTACGCCCCTAGTAATCCTCTTCCCTTCCCGttgcgcctctctctctctctctccattgaAAGGGCACCGCTATTTAACAGCCTTCGCGCTACCGGTTCAACcttattctctctctctctacccaCCTCTTGTTCTTGCAattgcaccccccccccccctcccacaGGGCCGAGGAGAATTCGATCCCAATTCACCGCGCGAGGTCGTCGTCGGTAATtggagtgaggggagggggcaGCAATGGCGTCTCCCGCCGACGAGGCTCTCCCGGAGCTGCCGCCCATCAAGACGGCGCCTTTGCCGCCCCCGCCTTGGGCCTCGGCCTCAGCGTCTCCgtcggccacgccgccggctgGGGACGGCGCGAAGGCGGCGGCTGAGGAGGATCGTGAGCCGTCGACGCCGACGTCGGAGGAGAGCAGGCTGCGGCCGGCCGTGTTGTGCCCGCCGGCCCCAAggaagccgccggcgccgcggatgCCGGTGAAGCGgaagccgccgctgccctcgccCGCGCGGGTGTTCGTCGCCGTCCCGCGCGACCTCTCCACCGTCTTCCGGTCGCTGCCGCCCAAGAAGCGGATCCGGGTGTCGTGATGCTCCGATCTGGCCATAATTCACCACCGGCTCCCAGGCTTGGTCGATTTCTTGGAGAATTCTTCCGAGTTATtggcttttcttcttctttcttcttcttttttttttgccccttGGGTTACTGGTACCCACGGCCATGGTATAAATTATAATTCGCCGTATAAATAACGTGCTATTAATTTTCtgcgtgtttttctttttcttctttttagttGTGTTTGCGTGAGGAGAATTTGTAGCTCTAGAGATGAAGATATTTCTGTTACTGAATGGAAgcagttcaaaaaaaaacttgtaagAAAAATTCACACTGATCCTGCTAATTATGATACCTGCCTGAATTATTTATCATGGCCTCAGTTTTGCTTGATGCTGAATCTGCAAAGAATTCGGAAATTCAGCCATTAATTGTCGATCATAATTCAGTGGATATGGAAAAACCAGGGCACATGAAGCCATGAGCACGGTGACAAACTGCTCATTTGGGTAGATCCACCATTTCTTACAAGGCAGAACAGAATTATTAATTGTGTGATAATCCTGTGACAAGTTTGAATTTTTTCGAACTTACTTTACTGAATGCTCCCGGCAGTGGACGGATTAGATACCCTGCCCATCAAATCAATTCGGCAAAAGAAAATGGCTCTGATGGTGAGTGTACTTTTGGTTGTGTTTGTCCGAATGCAAGAGAGAGAACAGACAGAGCGAATCTTCCATTGATCAGGACACGACATGATTTTTCTGTTTCTCTAGCTCAATTTCCATCTATCTTTGCAGGGTAAAAGCCTCTCCGAACGCCGAATTTCCCGATCTCTCCCTCTACTCTCTACCTATAAACACCAATTAAACAGGTCGTTTGAGCTCTTTCTATCACTCTATCTCATCTGAAGTTTTTTTGTAATTCTTTTACTACCTCTGTAAAATTAACTGTCGTATCACATCTTCACAGCCGAGACACCACTTAAAGTCTGAGAAGAATCCAAGCTTCCAAGTTTCAAGAACATGCAGCGGATGGATCATGACAGGGAAAAAGGCCAGGCAACAAGTTTTCCTCTCAGGGTCTTTTGTCTTGTGCTACATTGGTCAGTCAGTCCACATCTAGCTCACAAGTAGTACCACAGTTCAGCCATGTACACATACATCGACTGCCAGACCCACAATTCAGGTAGCAAACACTCAAAGTGTCCTATCCTGATGAAAACTGAGAACTCCCATATGGATTTTAGCTGTAAAACATATTTTGGCATGGCTTCGGCTTCTCCTAAAATGGCTGGTGCAACTGAAgctattttagaaaaatatttggTGAAACAGCTTATTCATATTCTTCATTAGTAGATAGAAGAGGGAAGCCAGTGAAGCTCGTATTTTTGGTTCCTCCTAAATAGTGTAAGCTGTTTCCGTCTTCACAAGGTGCTTTATGGAATTATATGGATGAAGCTGTTGCATTAATAACCGTTTGGCATATCCGTTTGGCACAGTTTCAAGTGAAGCTCTCCGCGAAGCCATCCAAGAAGCTATGCGAAAGGGGGCCTAAAACTCGAGCTACATATATGCTTCTAATCACATTGGTTAAACCCTTTTGCATGCACACTATTTTTCAGGATCTAAAGCTCTTGCAGTTACCACAGGAAAGTTCAGTTCAGCTCACCTAGCATGGCCATTGTCTGTAGAAGATTATGATGGGAAAAGTCTAGGATGATGCCCTgaagaagagggagaggaagctGAGGAACTGGAAAAGCCCCCTCACGGCTCACATGGGCTGTTACTTGCAGTTACGGTCAGTGTTGTTGCCTCAGGAACAGGTCACCCGAGCACTTTATCCCAGGATGACGCGAGGGATCAGGGCTCGGAAAGCCCTTTCTGTTACTCCTGCATGGCTGCGTCTTCAGTTTTTAACCTGCAGTAGAATCTGCGACCAGCGGCACAAGGAATGTCTCCAAACCTACCCACTATTTTTCACGAGTGTAAAAAATTGTCCCGGCTAGCTGATACTAAACCCGGGAAAGATACCGCTTTTTCCAGATTTGATGGTTAATTTTGGACCCTAGTTAGGCACTAGACTCTGTCACTTGAATGTGGGCCCAGACAATAGCAACTGGCAAAATGGTATATGAATGGCTAGGGTGATGGCCACGTTGGGCTCTGAAACTCGGTGTGCACACACACCTGCATTTCCAGTACTCCTAAAAAAGAAGTAAAACGTAAATGCGAGGCTGTGATGTCAAGCGGCAAAGCACGTACGCATGCAAACCTAGGATTCTTTCGCCAGCGGTAAATGTTTTCCTGCATGGCTGGCTTCTCAACGGATAGCGGTAGGTAAATTCTTGCAGCGAGTAAATTCACCTCCCAACCGTTGTTGGCTCTCAACATTTTTCTCTCCAGGTAACAGCAGGATCCAAGGCTAGTAGTGTACTGGCGGCGAGGTAAATGTGTGGAGGACTCGTGTTTATTTTTCCATGCCATTTATTTACCCAACTAATGCCTGCTAAGTTTTCCATGGCAATTATTTTCCCTGCCTTTTTTATAATTTCCATCCCGTGCCATGCCAGTGCATCTGCAGGCTCCATGAATTGAAAAGGAAGATGAGCTCATTGACTCTTTCACGGCATTATTGAAAAGATGATCTTAGTTTATCATTGCACAAAGGCAGACAGCCTCCGAAGCTAACTTTCCGGTGATTGCTTTTAAAAATAGGTTTTTGAACACGCGCGAAatgtaaaaaatatttaaatgcaGTAGTACGAGCCCTATTCAAATCATTTATCTACCCAACTTTTGCTATGTTTTCCATGTCACAATTATATTTCCTgcgatttttcttcttctaaatTCCATCTCGTGCCATGTCAGTGCAGCTGCTGGCTCAGAGAATTGAAAAGGAGCTCATTGCCCCTTTCACTTATTGGCAAGGTGATCTAATTTATCATTGCACAGAGGGAGACGGACTCTGAAGCTAACTTTGTAGTAATTATTTATAAATAGGATTTTGATTAGGAATGATGATTTTACCTGACGAGCGAGGATATGAGCATGAATTTTGACCGGCAGGCGAGGGTATGGGAATGAGTCCACCCATTGACCTTGACCGAAACAAAAGTATCGTGACCTAATAAACATGTCATTCTAATGTTTATCTTATTCTCATGTGATTGTGTGAACTACACGAATTAATTAATTTGTGATTGTGAGAACTATGAAATATGAGAGTGAGATTTTACTTTGTAGTGTCATTACTTGTTACACTTAGTCAGATGGAAAATTGGAAATACTTAACATAAAATTGAATGCAGTTGCTTTCATGCACCTATGAAGTAGACCCTGCAGAGAAGACAGCACGATGTGGGATAGAGTATTTGCACTGACTTGTAAGGGAGGTAGATTtgaactatacttatttgtaagaTCAAGATGGTATGTTTTCCATGCCAATTATCATTGCACACAGGTAGTCAGCCCCTGACGCTAATTTTCTAGTAATTATTCTTGAAAACTGGAATCTTTAATACACGCACGAAATGTAAAAAAGTAATAACTTTAAATGCAGTAGTACGTATCAAATCTGTTCAGATCatcctagtttttttttaaaaaaaaattggtccTGGCAGAAATGTGCGCGCTGCCAGTCACTCAGTCCTGCCACCGCCAGCGTGTCCACTTGCCCAATTATGCTCGCTCCATCATCAGAAAAGCTCCCTCCAAAACcaaatttcaaaaatcaaaatcCAAATTCATCCCAAACCGTGCCGAAACTACCGTCACAGCGGGCGCGCGGCAATCATCAATGGAATGGAAACAACATCACCTTCTTCTGTCGGAATCGTTCTGGGATCGCTCTCGCTCGCTGCCGTTTCCGGGGGTCGACATGCATTTGCTTCCCACCAATGCTCTGTTTTCGTTTCAGAAAAGAAAGGGAACAGCACAGTTAATTCCGGATCCTCGAGGACGACGGCTTTTCCCTTCCGGTTTGCTTTGGGCAGCAGAGCAGCTGCTTGCGGCAGGAGAGCATGAATGCAGCTGCACTGTAGGCTCACATGAAGACTACTCCTCCTCCCAACAAAGATTTGGGTGGATCAGACACGGCTTGTTGTAACCTGGTACTGCCAGTTTCAGATCCAAATGGCCGCTTTAACCCTGCCGCCCCTGCCGCACCAACCAGTCCTCCGCGATGGTACGGCCAGGACTAACCCTGCTGACTGCTGCTGCTTTAGTACAAGCTCTATTGATTTTCAGTAACCACCACCCTTCCCTGCCCAAGTGGCCGGCTAGGACGAACCAGTAGCTGTGGGGGCAAGGAATGTAACGACAACCCTCCCCTGCATGGAGGGCATGTATTGGTCACTACAAACTACTTGCAAATTCAGTATTTGTTCATACCTGGCTTGTGCTTGTCCAGTCTATTAATTAATATAGTGACTGAGTGCAGTGAAAGGATTTGGGATAAATTGTTTGGCACTGTACTACATCTTTCAAAGGAGTTCAGATTTGAGTTTGAAAGTCGAGGTGAAGGTTATTTATTGTTGTATATTTGTGATGCTCACTGACGCCTAATTAACTTTTGTGTCATCAACTGCAGGGTGCCAACAACTAACAGGGCTCCTCCAAATGGCGCGCACTAGCAGCTAAGCTGCGAGTCGTCCGTGCTTTCTTCACAGCAGGCCCGGGTCCGGCTGGGACGAGCGAAACAGACATCAGCTAGATCCACGAGCGGGGAGCGGCAGTCGCTTTCTGGGCTCTGCGCGTCAGGCTTCCATTCCTTTCTTCTAGGCGGTGTTTGGTTTCTACATTGAATTTTTCATGCATgtttttcgagaagagaatctcgcatgcatggagtactaaatgaagtctatttgcaaaaaaatttcagggatgggtgtaatttttcgagacgaatctaatgatggtaattaatcgatcattgctacagtgatactacagtaaccatcctataatcacgcggtcaaagacctcattagattcgccacGAGATTTACACAGAGGGTTGTGgaagtggttttgtaattagactttatttaatattttaaattattgGTTAAAGGGCCAAAAAAGTTTCGCGAAAATTTTTACaccccaaacc
This portion of the Panicum virgatum strain AP13 chromosome 2N, P.virgatum_v5, whole genome shotgun sequence genome encodes:
- the LOC120661139 gene encoding predicted GPI-anchored protein 58; translated protein: MASPADEALPELPPIKTAPLPPPPWASASASPSATPPAGDGAKAAAEEDREPSTPTSEESRLRPAVLCPPAPRKPPAPRMPVKRKPPLPSPARVFVAVPRDLSTVFRSLPPKKRIRVS